The Arachis hypogaea cultivar Tifrunner chromosome 19, arahy.Tifrunner.gnm2.J5K5, whole genome shotgun sequence genome has a window encoding:
- the LOC112778293 gene encoding protein FAR1-RELATED SEQUENCE 9-like, whose amino-acid sequence MISYLLGKADVDPMAMARYSATDEGRLGNLFWANGNCRADYQCFGDVLAFDTTYRKNKYRRPLVIFSGCNHHRQICIFGFALVEDERTKIYMWLLQKFLEVMLNKFSRVVVTDGDEAMKAAIQKIFLDATHRLCEYWENMIKKYGLEENDWVLNEYEKRKSWARAYLRDKFCARFRTTSRCEAINNFIKRFICNRQSLLELVQNLEHALRDYKHNELFSQFKTVYGEPIPTTGLEALELSAANFYTRKILGEVKKEIQ is encoded by the exons ATGATTAGCTATCTACTTGGAAAAGCCGATGTCGACCCCATGGCTATGGCAAGGTATAGTGCTACTGATGAAGGTCGGCTGGGAAATTTATTTTGGGCAAACGGCAATTGTAGGGCCGATTATCAGTGCTTTGGAGATGTGCTTGCATTCGATACAACCTACCGGAAGAATAAGTACAGAAGGCCTTTGGTAATCTTCTCGGGTTGTAACCATCACCGCCAAATATGTATATTTGGCTTTGCCTTGGTAGAGGACGAACGAACGAAAATATACATGTGGTTGTTgcaaaaatttctagaagtcatGCTGAACAAGTTTTCCAGAGTTGTGGTCACAGACGGTGATGAGGCAATGAAGGCAGCAATTCAAAAAATCTTCCTAGATGCAACTCACCGACTATGTG AATATTGGgagaatatgataaaaaaatatgggTTGGAGGAAAATGATTGGGTTCTAAATGAATATGAAAAGAGAAAAAGTTGGGCAAGAGCTTACTTAAGGGATAAATTTTGTGCTAGATTTAGAACAACATCAAGGTGTGAGGCGATAAACAACTTCATCAAGAGGTTTATTTGCAATCGCCAAAGTCTTCTAGAGTTGGTCCAAAATCTTGAGCATGCTCTTAGGGACTATAAACACAAtgaattattttctcaatttaagacGGTGTATGGGGAGCCCATTCCAACTACTGGGTTAGAAGCATTAGAGCTTTCTGCTGCAAATTTTTACACAAGGAAGATTCTTGGAGAAGTAAAAAAGGAGATTCAATGA